Proteins encoded together in one Candidatus Zixiibacteriota bacterium window:
- the sucD gene encoding succinate--CoA ligase subunit alpha, with protein MSILVDKNTRLVVQGITGRDGAFHTKQMLDYGTKVVAGVTPGKAGEKVEGVPVFNSVKEAVEKTKANTSVIYVPSKFAVDAIYEAANAGIKLVICIAEGIPTTEMLKVYHYLKNTDTRLVGPNSPGVITPGVAKVGIMPGQIHKKGSIGVVSRSGTLTYEVAYNLTLNGLGQSTSLGIGGDPIIGTNFIDVLELFQKDPQTEGIVLIGEIGGTDEEKAAAYIKKYVTKPVVAFIAGRTAPPGKRMGHAGAIISGGSGTAAEKVAAFNKVGIKVAESPAEIAILMKKELEKRKSKPKVKKVLAKKKKAVKKVKGQRRKRK; from the coding sequence TTGAGCATATTAGTGGACAAAAATACCAGGCTGGTGGTTCAGGGGATTACTGGTAGGGATGGGGCTTTTCATACCAAGCAGATGTTAGATTACGGAACGAAAGTCGTTGCCGGGGTGACTCCGGGCAAAGCAGGGGAAAAGGTAGAAGGTGTGCCGGTTTTCAATTCAGTAAAAGAAGCTGTTGAGAAAACAAAAGCGAATACCTCGGTGATTTACGTTCCCTCAAAATTCGCAGTGGATGCTATCTATGAGGCGGCTAATGCTGGAATTAAATTAGTGATCTGCATAGCTGAAGGGATACCTACAACTGAGATGCTGAAAGTGTATCATTATCTTAAAAATACTGATACCAGATTGGTAGGCCCGAATAGTCCAGGGGTGATTACTCCCGGAGTGGCGAAGGTGGGAATAATGCCGGGACAAATTCATAAAAAAGGGAGCATTGGAGTTGTATCGCGCAGTGGCACCTTGACTTATGAGGTGGCATATAATCTGACCTTAAATGGCCTGGGTCAATCAACAAGTTTAGGGATTGGAGGAGATCCGATTATCGGGACTAACTTCATAGACGTCTTAGAATTATTTCAGAAAGACCCGCAAACAGAAGGAATCGTTCTCATAGGCGAAATAGGTGGAACTGATGAGGAAAAGGCGGCAGCATATATAAAGAAGTATGTGACCAAGCCGGTTGTGGCTTTCATTGCCGGAAGAACAGCGCCTCCGGGCAAAAGGATGGGGCACGCAGGAGCTATTATTTCCGGCGGAAGCGGAACAGCAGCTGAGAAAGTGGCAGCATTCAATAAAGTCGGAATAAAGGTAGCGGAAAGCCCGGCAGAAATTGCGATATTGATGAAAAAGGAACTGGAAAAAAGGAAAAGTAAACCAAAAGTCAAAAAGGTTCTTGCAAAGAAAAAGAAAGCAGTCAAAAAGGTTAAAGGACAGAGAAGGAAAAGAAAGTAG
- a CDS encoding 4Fe-4S binding protein: protein MRFWRKPLDADKLQIPHGEIHIIRERCKGCGFCVEYCPKDVLELSTEFNLKGYHPPAAKNAEACVHCGLCELLCPEFALFVLEKKEDQKEVEKIES from the coding sequence ATGAGGTTCTGGCGCAAGCCCTTAGATGCTGATAAGCTCCAGATTCCACACGGTGAAATTCACATAATCAGGGAAAGATGTAAAGGTTGCGGCTTCTGCGTTGAATACTGCCCCAAAGACGTTTTAGAGCTTTCCACTGAATTCAACTTAAAAGGTTATCATCCCCCGGCTGCGAAAAACGCGGAAGCCTGCGTTCACTGTGGACTTTGCGAGCTTTTATGTCCTGAATTCGCTTTATTTGTCTTAGAAAAAAAGGAAGACCAAAAGGAGGTGGAGAAAATTGAAAGCTGA